One window of Ignavibacteria bacterium genomic DNA carries:
- a CDS encoding RidA family protein translates to MLIEQKIKDLGYELADAPKPLAAYVPCVKSGNFVFTAGQLPLVGGELKYVGQVGKDLSEEDGKKAAEISLLNCLSAIKGCIGELDQIKRIVKLTVFVSSPADFYKQPVVANGASELVLKIFGENGKHARSAVGVPSLPINAAVEIEMVAELK, encoded by the coding sequence ATGTTAATTGAACAAAAAATCAAAGATTTAGGTTATGAATTAGCTGATGCACCGAAACCATTGGCTGCTTATGTACCTTGTGTGAAGAGCGGGAATTTTGTGTTCACAGCGGGGCAGCTTCCTTTAGTAGGCGGAGAATTAAAATATGTTGGACAAGTTGGGAAAGATCTTTCAGAAGAAGATGGCAAAAAAGCGGCTGAGATCTCATTATTAAATTGTCTCAGTGCAATTAAAGGGTGCATCGGTGAGCTCGATCAAATAAAAAGAATTGTTAAACTGACTGTCTTCGTATCTTCGCCAGCAGATTTTTATAAGCAACCCGTGGTAGCAAATGGTGCATCTGAATTGGTTTTAAAAATTTTTGGAGAGAATGGCAAACATGCCCGAAGTGCTGTCGGAGTTCCTTCACTTCCGATTAATGCCGCTGTTGAAATTGAAATGGTAGCTGAGCTGAAATGA
- a CDS encoding diguanylate cyclase produces the protein MKNFNWQKEFQAAITICDPDGIIHYMNEKSIKDFEKDGGIDLIGTNVLDCHPEPSKSQLKDMLLNQKTNVYTIEKNGIKKLIYQSPVYENGNYKGLIELSFEIPFEMDHFVRR, from the coding sequence ATGAAAAACTTTAATTGGCAGAAAGAATTTCAGGCGGCGATTACTATCTGTGATCCTGACGGTATAATTCATTACATGAACGAAAAATCTATTAAAGATTTCGAAAAGGATGGTGGAATTGACTTAATCGGAACAAACGTTCTGGACTGCCACCCTGAGCCATCGAAATCTCAGCTGAAAGATATGCTGTTAAATCAGAAGACTAATGTTTACACAATCGAAAAAAATGGAATTAAAAAGTTGATTTATCAGTCACCAGTTTATGAGAATGGAAATTACAAAGGATTGATCGAACTTTCATTTGAAATACCATTTGAAATGGATCACTTTGTCAGGAGGTAA
- a CDS encoding glycoside hydrolase translates to MKSILIILLSISFFHQSFSQDKFPKREFRGAWVATVGNIDWPSDRNATPGKQISELVSIFDKLEDAGINAVLFQIRTECDALYESELEPWSYWLTSEQGKKPKPFFDPLEFAISEAHARGMELHAWFNPYRSVKTIGEYKNAFNHISETNPDWILSFNNYKMLDPGHPEVREFVLKIMTDVLTRYDVDGIHFDDYFYPYTPKVSNEDSLTFVKYNRGIKDLDDWRRDNINSLMANIYEVIKAVKPYVKFGISPFGIVENKFTDTKGFNSYSMIYCDPLNWIENKIVDYINPQLYWAMDHELAPYAKLLPWWDSIVGDVHLYIGLFSSRFLARNYSGRSSELGNQIRMNRNHSKVNGAVYFSAKSIYNNMNGFADSLKNNFYKYPALPPTMSWKDSIPPLPPKNLVMRLDSNGVFLTWDKPDIATDGDGARGFVIYSFDNSDEINLDDPSKIVHINPQATTKFKHFISPMNKKEFVYVVTSLDKHFNESKEYAVVSMEINE, encoded by the coding sequence ATGAAATCTATTTTAATCATTCTTTTATCCATTTCTTTTTTTCATCAGAGTTTTTCGCAGGATAAATTTCCAAAAAGAGAATTCCGCGGTGCGTGGGTAGCAACTGTTGGAAATATTGATTGGCCCAGCGATCGAAATGCAACTCCGGGGAAGCAAATTTCCGAGCTCGTTTCAATTTTTGATAAACTTGAAGATGCAGGAATTAATGCAGTACTGTTTCAAATAAGGACAGAATGTGATGCCCTATATGAATCTGAATTAGAACCTTGGTCGTATTGGCTGACAAGCGAACAAGGCAAAAAGCCAAAACCATTTTTCGATCCTCTTGAATTTGCTATTTCCGAAGCTCATGCCAGAGGAATGGAACTTCATGCGTGGTTTAATCCGTATCGTTCAGTAAAAACCATTGGTGAATATAAAAACGCTTTTAATCACATTTCCGAAACGAATCCAGATTGGATACTCTCATTCAACAATTATAAAATGCTCGATCCTGGTCATCCGGAAGTTAGAGAGTTCGTTCTAAAGATCATGACGGATGTTTTGACACGCTACGATGTTGATGGAATTCATTTTGACGATTATTTTTATCCATACACACCGAAAGTTTCAAATGAAGATTCACTTACTTTCGTGAAGTATAACCGTGGAATAAAAGATCTCGATGATTGGCGCCGTGATAATATTAACTCCCTTATGGCAAATATTTATGAAGTTATAAAAGCTGTTAAACCATACGTCAAATTCGGGATAAGTCCATTTGGGATTGTTGAAAATAAGTTTACCGATACGAAAGGATTCAACTCTTATTCAATGATCTACTGCGATCCCTTAAATTGGATTGAAAATAAAATTGTTGATTATATCAATCCGCAACTGTATTGGGCAATGGATCACGAACTTGCACCTTATGCAAAACTTCTTCCTTGGTGGGATTCAATTGTTGGAGATGTTCATCTATATATTGGACTTTTTTCTTCAAGATTCCTGGCGAGAAATTACTCCGGTAGAAGTTCAGAGCTTGGTAACCAAATTCGAATGAATAGAAATCATTCCAAAGTAAACGGTGCTGTTTATTTCAGTGCAAAATCAATTTATAACAATATGAACGGATTTGCTGACTCGCTAAAAAATAATTTTTATAAATATCCTGCACTGCCGCCGACTATGTCATGGAAAGATTCTATTCCGCCGCTGCCACCAAAAAATTTAGTCATGCGGCTCGACAGCAATGGCGTATTTCTAACTTGGGATAAACCTGATATCGCGACGGATGGAGACGGCGCAAGAGGTTTTGTAATTTATAGTTTTGATAATTCTGATGAAATTAATCTCGACGATCCAAGTAAAATCGTGCACATCAATCCACAGGCAACAACAAAATTCAAGCACTTCATTTCGCCAATGAATAAAAAAGAGTTCGTATACGTTGTAACCTCTCTCGATAAACATTTTAATGAGAGTAAGGAATACGCTGTAGTGTCAATGGAGATTAATGAATAA